In Mugil cephalus isolate CIBA_MC_2020 chromosome 7, CIBA_Mcephalus_1.1, whole genome shotgun sequence, the sequence TGTCTGTTTAGTCTCAATATTTTTGAAGGTcataaattatttgtattttaagctgaGACCTTTGTATTTACTtccatcttctctctctctctctctctctctctctctctctctctctctctctctctctctatatatatatatatatatatatatatatatatattatatatatatatatatatatatatatatatatatagtagacTTGGAAATACCAGACCTTTTAACCTGCTTAACTGATTAAACAATAATCCCACACTGTTCTATGAAACAGCTTTTCAGTCAGTTGTTCAATTACTTTTGATGGGGGTGACTGCTgttatcaaggagtgtcattgctgtggggtaggggtgcctggtctgatctcggtgggtgctacatgtctcgGTAACATCCTCATGATTgtcagatccaaaagtttctcagcagaatattgtatttgtcacgagatggtcaatgttgttcacttctcctgtcagtcgttataatgttgttgctgattggtgtatgtgtacATGAGACCTGAAACAAGAGTATGTTTGCGtttaacacaaatatatttctCCTACAGGTCTACGTAACATGCTACATGAAAGCTGTTCCAGTAACGTCGTCAGTCAGCTCTCGAAACCGGGCCTGCTCCTTTATTCAGAACCGGTATTTTGCTAATGATGAAGCATTGCCAATACTATCAGAAAATGTTTACCTCTGTTAAAGCCTTCTAATTAAGTAAAATGCACCATTTTCCATTCACAAAATTTTGAAGGGAGGccctttaaataaattattcagaaaTAATTTGTCTCCTCGTCTAGATGGCAGTCGGTGGATGGGAATGACCAGGTATGCAGAAGCTGTGACGCGTCCCATCCAGAGGAGGAGCCTACATCCCCAGAACCTCCTAAAACTACTATGAGCACCAACGCATGGCCCACCACGACCTTGCAGGAAAGTTTACACAACAGACCCCAACATCAGCCGGCTAAATACATCCGATTCCGTCCAGAAGCGCATCCAAgccaacacaacaaacctcagCAGCCCTCGGCTAAATTAGTGAAGAGAGGAACGGACTACAAAGCAGGTGAGTAGGGATGAATGATTGAAGGGTTAAATCTGTCCATGCCAAACAGattatttagtttgtgtgttATTCAAAACGTGTTCGTTTGAATCTTTCACAGAGCTGGAAGACAGCCTTCGCATTGAAAATGAGTGTCATGTGGGTTGTTTTACAGAGCAAACTGTCCAGCTGGGACCCCTCATTGTGCTGCCATCCAGCAGATTTGTCACAAAGCCAGCAGCTTCCAAAAAAGTAATTTCACCACAGAACAACACCGCCTGAGACTCGGTATACTTGACTGGAGAGCTACAAGGCGAGCACGTTTTGGACATGACAGACAATGCCCCACGAATACAGAGATTAATCTCGTCATTCAGATGCAAATCTtgcttattaaaaaaagaaaagcttttccTGTAAACTTTGTCAGCCGTTGTCAAAGAAATCATTgtattttgttaaagttcatatATATTCTGTATGTAAATGACAAATTCTCTCTCCAGTAAGCCTTTTACAACAATAACTTTGTTTTCCCTTCTTTGCTTCTGCcttcaaatacaaaacacaacaaacccgACATCCTGTAATTCTTGGCTTGTGAACTTGATATGGCTTTTGCAAACAATTTAATTAGCATTGGGTTTTAAGCACTTAGCTCATTAGAGCTACAACAGAAGAGGATGGGTTTTGTGCTCTtcaaaacaaacgcacacaatgCATCCTTCCTTTTGTTGACAGATTCATCTGACCTAATGCCAGTTGAGGAGAAATGCAGACACGCTATTAGGGAGCACTTCCTTCCATTACATCCCACAACCCACTCATGTAGTCACATTATTGATTTCATTACAAAAGGTATATGATATAACATAAAATGTAGGCCTGATGTGGCACATCCAGTAAAATGATTAGTCGCAGTTCTCTGTGCTAATGGGATATTGGAAAAATTGCAACAGTTTGAGTTTTAGCAAAAAAAAGTCCTATACCGGTGTCAGGAGTCGATACTTTTCATGTACTGCGTCATACACAATGATCAGCTTAAATGGACCAAACCACAGCAGCCTTTTAAGTAATGACCTCACTTGACCCATGACGATGCAATATTAATATTGCAAATGGAAATTCGCTGTGCTCTTGCCAGCAACAACATTTAAGTTATTTAGGGATTAGTTGTCAGGACCTCGGACAGCGTCCTCATTGTTTTCCCCCGGTGGGCGCTCTCCGTGGTCCTGGACTGTCTAACTCTCGGGGTCCACTGATTTTGTTGTCCCCTTCCACGTTCAGGATTAATAGTGTCATTTTTCAGTTGCCGTCGAGACTTGTCGATTTCTTGGGCGCCTGTTCACTTCTATGACAAATCTATAAAACCATTGTAGGACTGTGTTTAGGAATGGTTGGAAGCTATCGAGGTACCGGCTAAGTGCATAATAAATCAAGAGTGAAGAACAACTGGGAGTTAAAGTCGAGCTGATTAGCATATCCATATGTTGCAGAGACTATAGATGTGCATTCAGCTGTGAGCAGCCCCAGTTATTGAAAGCGTATCATTTATTGTGTGGGCTGCGGACTAATGATTGTTTGggaagttgtttttcttttttttctgtgtttttatatctCTTCTGGGCATGCGGTGCGTTAGTGATGGCTCTGCGTCACTGTTTCAACCAAGGCATCTTTCAGCGCTTCATGCCCACGTGAATCGTCTCGCCCGCATCCTGTTTTTAGAGCTTCATCGGATCATTTCATCCAGCTGAAAACAACAGCGATGCTTTTCTACAGATGCCAAGTATTGCTACTCCTGACAGCTTGCCTTCTAGTCAATACAGCTGTGTATTCCATCCGAAGATGCAGAAAGGGCGCTTGCCCGGACCAGGTCTGCTGCACGCAGGGAAACGCCACCACTGCCTTCGACTGTTGCAAGCCGCCCGAGGACAAAACTTACTACAACATCGCCATGATCACCCGGAGACTTTCCGGGATTCTTatcctgctgcttctctttgccGCGGGCTACTTTATCCAGAGAATATTGTGCTCCAGAACCAGGCAGCTCACCCCCCCGCCGAACGGACAGCCAACTGTTACCACATCACAAGAACAGCTGTTGGAGAGCGTTACACCGGACAGCTTTGAGGACCCGGCGCGCACTGCTCATTTACCCACATATGACGAATGCAGACGTCTGCCTACATATGAAGAGACAGTGAGCGACGGTGGCACGGGACGGCCGGAATCCTCTATGGGAAAGCAGGCTACATGACAAGGACGCGCTTGAGATTCAGTGTTTGCGAATGTATTTTATATCGTTGGAGTGGACGTTTAAGAAAAGCAAACCACACAAGGCGTTGACACATTTTCCCTACAGCCTGAACCAACGCGCTGCAAGACTTTGTGACAGATTTTATCGCCTTTCGTTCAATTTGTTCAGAAGAATGTTAaagattttttgtttcttggtttctgCCAAACGCGCCTGGTATTTACAGCTAACGTTCATAAACAATCAAATGCGTTATAAGTcagtaaaacaaaatcataTATATTAAACGCTGGTGTTTCCAATTCCCTGGTTTATATGAACTTTGACATTTAGCACTTTGATCCATCTAGAgtttaataaaaatctgttaCCAATTACACATTTATCAAATATAGACGTATAAAAATAAAGCGCCAGtaaaaacagactgacagaGGTCCAGACAagcatttgcatatattttttgatataaTGCCGTTATCAGTGATGCTGCATTCTTTCAGGAACCCAAGGGTTTATTGCACATGCCCATGACTGTAAGATAATGGAGTTCTGTTTGATAACTGAAAGAAGATATTGTGTGTATAGGCAAATAGGGTAATTATTGACAGGCCGTTCAATGCACAGTAGTATGCGTGCATATGTGCAGAGTTCTTACAGCTTACATGATTCTGAAAACTTGGAGCCACTGGACTAATGCTCGTACAGTTATTGGATAATATAGATTTAAGGACAGACTAAAACACTATTCACACAAAggttaaattatataaataatttcaCCAGTCACATTTCCGGTCGaaaattttacatttcttaTCAATAGACGAGAGCTAATGTCTGGTGGTTCTGATGTAATGCACTGTGTCCTTGATATTTTCTTTAACCGCACCAGAGTCCGAAGGGAGTTTGACCATTTGCACCACTTGTCTGAAGGCATCTTCCACTCCAAACCCCGTCGTCGCGGAGCAAGGCTGGACGAACCAGTCCCGGCCCGAGCAGGTCTTCTTCAGGTTGAATCTGTCCTTTAGTTCGGTGACAGTCACCGCGTTGTCCACATCCTGCTTGTTGGCGAGAAGGATCAGCGGCCGGCCTTTCAGGTGCTCACCCCTCAGTGTGTTTTCTAGCTCCCTCTGCGCCTCGTTCAGACGGCCCCGGTCAGAGCTGTCCACGACGAACACGATGGCCGACGCATTCTGGTGGAAATCCTCCCAGTGTTGGCGCATCCTCCCCTGACCACCGATATCCCACAGGGTCAAGGCGATGGTCTTCCCGTTCTTCCTCGCCTCGAACATTTCCACGTTGAAGCCGATGGTGGGAACCGTGCCGACACGcgtgttgtgtttcagtttgtagaGGAGAGTGGATTTTCCAGCGTTGTCTAGACCCAGAAGAAGCACTTGCACCTCTGGTCGTTTGGATGCACCCAGGCCCATGTCGACGCGGATAGAAAGAGGCAGTGAGCTCAAATGGGACAGTTATATCTTCCACACAGTTCCCTTTAATACCGTGTTTGCTTAGTGCGTTGCCTGGAGTTAAATAGATAAGCCATTTGCTTACTGCTGGCTATGACCCACGATAAGGTGCCGCACCAGGGGACAAAGTTTGTACATGAACATATCTCTGGAAACAGAGTGACACACTTTTATTGCCTcaatgaaatcattcattcGTCCACGCTTTATGCCGTGCGCTCCCTTTATATTGACCCACATTGTAAGTTGTATCTCTGactcacaaaacacactgaaagcATAACCAGATGACAGCGTTTTTATTCTATTATGATTTTTAATCAATGACGAAATTGCGTGCAAGTCGCACACagtgattaataaataaaccgTCCTTTTTCTTCAACTATTGTCAGGCGGATGTTGCCACCATCTTCTTCTTCGGTCCTTCTTCAAAACAAAAGGAGTCCTCCCACAATGGAGACATTCATTTCCAGCCCTAAAAATGGGTCTAAAAAGACTGACCCTCAGTCCGTCACGTTCAAACTTCCatcattataataaataaaaaaacattcttacAATACTTAGGCATTGGTGGTACACATATATTAATACAATGGGTtcttaaataagaaaaatattagataaaagcaaaggaaaaataaatggttAGTCGACCAAAGTGCActgtgtttacagtttacatCCACGAAGTACCGACTTAATCCAATCTCCCATCTTTTATGTGAtctatttcacaaaaacaaccaataaataaatctttttgtgCTTCTCACTCGGACACAGTCATTCTGGAAATAACGGATCCAAAGATCACACACTGGCTCAAAGCGCACGGCTCTTCACATCTTATCGCCATCTTCCTCTCAGTTTAAGACTTAATGAACTTGAATGTctcaaatggaaaacaaaatgatttcgGTGATCAGTCCAACGTCTCCTCCGGATCATTGAAATCCACCTCAACTCCACAAGTTGCTGTGTGGGTGCGTCATGGAACTTCACCTCAGCCCAGGAACCCAAATCAGCTCCATCTGCTGCTCTGAAGCTGCCAAAGGTGAATAGCACAGAAGGCATCCGGTCACAAGACTCCTGGTCGGTTCCAGAGACCGAGTCGTTTAATTTATACCTGAAgattttcatcatcatcaactgCATCAAGACCTGGTCCATTTCTCTTCGGGCTTCACCCACACTCCCCCGGTTGGGTTATCCATCACGTAAACCAGTCCCCCTGCGTCACAGCGACCATGGTGCCAGGAGTGGGACGTTGACTTCTCGGTTGTCCGAGCGGATGAGTGAGGACATGCCGCCTGAGTAGCAACCTTCTTCTGAATGTGGACAACGGAGGCTGGAGTAGAGCACGAATCCGTTTTCTGACACATTTCCACCCCGCCGAAGCGCTGGAAGATCACCCGGGCTTCAATGGAGGATTTGGAGCTGTGCTGTCCCATGTTGTTCACAActtcaaaataatattttgaaCGGTTCAAATGAACTGCAGAATCTGCGGAACTGCTTCCCAGGTTGCCTTAATGGTCTGCGTCTTCTACGGTTGCCTATGCACACTCATCTAACTTATAGAGCGCCAAATCCATGTAACCATGAGTAATCTCTGTTCCCGTAAGGCTGAAGCTTGACGCACTCGATTTTATAGCAACCAGACACTGAAGTGGTGCAACGCCGCTCCTAAGCATTCGCATCAGCTCATGTTCGAGCTATTCTGGGCCTGTCCACCTGGTGCCGACTGTCACTATGTTTGGCATCACTGAGAAATTTCCAGTTGCGGGCTACAGTCGGGTCCAGTTGCCCCGCTAACAACGGGGCACACTTTTGGCACAGGGGGATCTATTTGTGATCAGAGGCATATCAGAAACGCTCCGATGATGCCACGTGTGTTCCCTGACTGCCGGTGTGATCTCACCACCTCAGCCTTTGTGGTTGTTTATAGCTAAATGATTTACAACATGCTATTGGTGCGCCAGTTGTGATGGAACAAGAACACAACTGATTCAAATTCCCGATGAggggataaaaaaacaaaaggggagAACCTTGGTCGGTGCTTGCCGCTCCCTACATGGCTAATTTTCTTGTGCCCTTGCGCAAAGAACACACCTCAGGTCCTACAAGGTTGTAAAATTACACCATAAAAATTAAGCAATTCAAACTGATCTATAGATCTGTTTAGCACACCTCACCCTTGACTCGGTGCTAATATAAAAAAGGACCAttgaaaataaagattttaaaatgatgcaCAGTTTACAGGCCACCGTGAATCTGACCTCTGTGATAATAAAGACTAAAGGAGGTGTAGATTTCAGATGAAAGAGTTTGTTTAATACTGATAGTTTACAtacagcaatgtttttttttgttgtttttacactgagCATCCACTCCGTCTGAATCATGGACAACTTCTCTTATTAAAATCACgggaatttattttattgtaaacctCTGTTCATGTACAGAAGgacaacaaaatgaaagtaCAGTATAGTGATTTGGAAATCTGCCTgagacattcaaaaaaaaagaagaagaagaaacaaccaATAAATAAGGCATAAATggttaaataagaaaaagaatctCCTAATTTTTCTCAATCGATGAAAGGTCATGTGGTAACATAATATAGTCGTAAATCAAGTGTGGCTTACTGTAACTTCCCTCGACAGGCTGTAGCCGTCAATGACACCAGTTGTGTTGCTTCAAGAACATATCATATTCCTAGCTACTATCGGTCCGTGCAGCTCGGGGTGAATCatcttttagttgttttttttttttctctttttctcgtGGGTATCCGTTGCAGCTGATGTTCTGTGTACTTCCCGGGCCAAAGGCAGCCACCAGTGTCCGCTAATACACGCCCTCTGAAACTCAGTTTGTGAACATGGATAAAGCCGAAGCACATGCCCAGATGCAAGATGGTGCAAAACCACTTCAATGGAACAGTTCACATGAGC encodes:
- the arl14 gene encoding ADP-ribosylation factor-like protein 14, yielding MGLGASKRPEVQVLLLGLDNAGKSTLLYKLKHNTRVGTVPTIGFNVEMFEARKNGKTIALTLWDIGGQGRMRQHWEDFHQNASAIVFVVDSSDRGRLNEAQRELENTLRGEHLKGRPLILLANKQDVDNAVTVTELKDRFNLKKTCSGRDWFVQPCSATTGFGVEDAFRQVVQMVKLPSDSGAVKENIKDTVHYIRTTRH